One stretch of Paenibacillus sp. AN1007 DNA includes these proteins:
- the clpP gene encoding ATP-dependent Clp endopeptidase proteolytic subunit ClpP, translating to MSYIPMVVEQSNRGERAYDIYSRLLKDRIIFLGSDVNDVVANAIMAQMLFLAAEDPEKDIHLYINSPGGSITAGMAIYDTMQFIKPDVSTICVGMAASMGAFLLNAGAKGKRFALPNSEIMIHQPLGGAQGQASDIEIRARRILKMRDTLNRIISERTGQPLERIEKDTDRDYFMSAAEAADYGIIDKVIQNVGSQGI from the coding sequence GTGAGTTATATTCCAATGGTCGTTGAACAGAGCAACCGGGGTGAGCGCGCCTATGATATTTATTCCAGATTGCTGAAGGATCGTATCATTTTTCTTGGCAGCGACGTGAATGACGTTGTGGCGAATGCCATCATGGCACAGATGTTGTTCCTGGCAGCCGAAGATCCGGAGAAAGACATTCACTTATACATCAACAGCCCAGGCGGATCGATCACAGCGGGTATGGCAATCTACGATACAATGCAGTTCATTAAACCGGATGTATCTACAATTTGCGTAGGTATGGCGGCATCCATGGGTGCATTCCTGCTGAATGCCGGTGCAAAAGGCAAACGTTTCGCGCTGCCGAACAGTGAAATTATGATCCACCAACCTCTTGGTGGTGCACAAGGTCAAGCATCGGATATCGAAATCCGTGCACGCCGCATCCTGAAAATGCGCGATACGCTCAACCGCATCATCTCCGAACGTACTGGGCAGCCACTGGAACGCATCGAAAAAGATACAGATCGTGACTACTTCATGAGCGCTGCTGAAGCAGCCGATTACGGTATCATTGATAAAGTAATCCAAAATGTAGGCTCCCAAGGCATCTAA
- a CDS encoding stalk domain-containing protein yields the protein MKTWKKWTSALLAAGVIMGGSTAWVDQSVQAASVSSKVTTPAEVTLKSGGKTLTQKGLLQGGSTWVSLTAVKDVAGGTLKYDAKTKSYTVTVANNAMTVSLMDGQPNVYINGFYPQVEAKLIQGRLYIPFSAMRDYLGVQGSWDAKTKTLTLSKVKQNNVKVKSTKANMTVKNAEVDVQYPQVSGLASKEAEAAINKVLKDEVDKAAAAFKKQTSEFGGATAKRPYAFETSYVVTYNENGVLGLITQRYEDYAGAHGMTYRTGHTFALDTGKELTLDDVIGNSKSMRETISKKVGEQLKANTGYLSGYKGLNKDQDFYVTPSGVVVFFQLYEYTAYAEGFPEMKFTYKEILPKGTEPFGSAASDK from the coding sequence ATGAAAACATGGAAAAAGTGGACGAGTGCATTATTGGCAGCAGGTGTAATTATGGGAGGAAGCACCGCATGGGTGGACCAATCTGTTCAAGCGGCATCCGTATCTTCCAAAGTAACTACACCAGCTGAGGTGACGTTAAAATCAGGTGGTAAAACGCTGACGCAAAAAGGCCTGCTCCAAGGTGGTTCGACCTGGGTGTCACTGACAGCGGTTAAGGATGTGGCGGGTGGTACATTGAAATATGATGCCAAAACGAAGTCATACACGGTTACCGTGGCGAATAACGCCATGACCGTTAGTCTGATGGATGGGCAGCCAAACGTGTATATTAACGGTTTTTATCCTCAGGTGGAAGCGAAGTTGATCCAGGGCCGGTTGTATATTCCCTTCTCTGCCATGAGAGATTATTTGGGCGTGCAGGGCAGCTGGGATGCCAAAACGAAAACATTGACCCTGAGCAAAGTGAAGCAGAACAACGTGAAGGTGAAATCAACAAAAGCAAATATGACGGTTAAAAACGCGGAGGTGGATGTTCAGTATCCGCAGGTGAGCGGACTGGCGAGCAAAGAGGCTGAAGCGGCAATCAACAAAGTGCTCAAAGATGAGGTGGATAAGGCAGCGGCTGCTTTCAAAAAACAGACGTCTGAATTCGGCGGAGCTACGGCGAAACGCCCATATGCATTCGAAACGTCGTATGTGGTGACTTATAATGAGAACGGCGTGCTGGGTCTAATTACGCAGCGTTACGAGGACTATGCAGGAGCGCACGGTATGACGTATCGCACAGGGCACACATTTGCACTCGATACAGGTAAGGAATTGACGCTGGATGACGTGATTGGAAACAGCAAATCCATGCGTGAAACCATCAGCAAAAAAGTTGGCGAGCAGCTGAAAGCGAACACGGGATATTTGAGCGGCTACAAAGGTCTCAACAAAGATCAGGACTTCTATGTGACACCATCTGGTGTAGTGGTGTTCTTCCAGCTGTATGAGTACACAGCATACGCCGAAGGTTTCCCTGAGATGAAATTCACTTATAAGGAAATTCTGCCTAAGGGTACTGAACCATTTGGCAGTGCCGCATCCGACAAGTAA
- a CDS encoding SIMPL domain-containing protein (The SIMPL domain is named for its presence in mouse protein SIMPL (signalling molecule that associates with mouse pelle-like kinase). Bacterial member BP26, from Brucella, was shown to assemble into a channel-like structure, while YggE from E. coli has been associated with resistance to oxidative stress.), with protein MAKQWMKPFGAVLVASSLLVGGTAYVAPGNYAYAAEVQGVQQNVINVVGKGEIQVKPDIAYLSIGVNSAAETAASAQKANAAKIQKVTNLLKNTWKINADDIQTSQFYVQPNYTYNEKDGQKVKGYTAHHTLTVTYRDMDKIGELLDAASQAGANNIENVRFTVENPERYESEVIAKAVANADVKAGAIAKAVKRELGTVLSVSQPDANVPVLYANEALMSKSESDSNAGTQIEAGQVKVSTVLNITYEMK; from the coding sequence ATGGCTAAACAATGGATGAAACCGTTTGGTGCAGTGCTTGTGGCCAGTTCGCTGCTGGTCGGAGGGACAGCGTATGTTGCTCCTGGAAACTATGCGTATGCAGCAGAAGTTCAGGGAGTACAGCAGAATGTCATTAATGTTGTAGGTAAAGGTGAGATTCAGGTGAAGCCGGATATTGCTTATCTCTCGATCGGTGTGAACAGCGCAGCCGAGACTGCAGCATCAGCTCAAAAAGCGAATGCCGCTAAAATTCAAAAAGTGACCAATCTGCTGAAAAACACTTGGAAGATCAATGCAGATGATATTCAAACAAGCCAATTCTACGTGCAGCCGAACTACACGTACAATGAGAAAGATGGACAAAAAGTCAAAGGATACACAGCGCATCATACATTGACGGTGACATACCGCGATATGGACAAGATTGGCGAACTGCTGGATGCAGCATCCCAGGCGGGAGCTAACAATATTGAGAACGTACGCTTCACGGTAGAGAATCCGGAGAGATACGAATCCGAGGTAATTGCCAAGGCTGTAGCCAATGCAGATGTAAAAGCAGGAGCTATTGCCAAAGCGGTTAAACGCGAGCTCGGCACAGTACTTTCGGTAAGTCAGCCAGACGCTAATGTCCCCGTGCTCTATGCGAACGAAGCTTTGATGTCCAAATCAGAAAGTGATTCTAACGCAGGTACGCAGATCGAAGCCGGTCAGGTCAAAGTGAGCACCGTTCTGAATATCACTTATGAGATGAAATAA
- a CDS encoding HPr family phosphocarrier protein has protein sequence MTKHPVVVRLKTGLHARPAALFVQEANKYSSEVFVEKDDKKVNAKSIMGIMSLAISTGTEIQISAEGADADQAVNALVSLVSKEELENQ, from the coding sequence ATGACAAAGCACCCGGTAGTTGTCCGTTTGAAAACGGGTCTCCATGCCAGACCTGCGGCACTGTTCGTGCAAGAGGCGAATAAGTACTCATCTGAAGTGTTCGTCGAGAAGGACGATAAAAAAGTGAATGCAAAAAGCATCATGGGAATCATGAGCCTTGCGATCAGTACAGGTACGGAAATCCAGATCAGTGCAGAAGGCGCGGATGCCGATCAGGCTGTAAACGCTTTAGTTAGTCTGGTAAGCAAGGAAGAGCTTGAAAACCAATAA
- the whiA gene encoding DNA-binding protein WhiA produces MSFAAQTKKELTMIESEACCEQAELSALIRMLGAVQLSNKKVILDISTENAAIARRAYSLLKKHFQVHTELLVRKKMRLKKNNVYIVRVPTMVQEILKELRIVSEGFLFTPGINEEMLKKNCCKRAYLRGAFLAGGSVNNPEGSSYHLEIASMYEEHCQALVDLANEFHLNARCIERKKGFILYIKEGEKIIELLSIIGAHQALFKFEDVRIMRDMRNSVNRIVNCETANLNKTIGAAVRQIDNIRLLQKEVGLESLPDKLREVAEVRLAHPDINLKEVGELLKGTVSKSGVNHRLRKIDELAEKVRAERYS; encoded by the coding sequence ATGTCATTTGCAGCACAAACCAAAAAAGAATTAACGATGATCGAGAGTGAAGCGTGCTGCGAACAGGCGGAACTTTCAGCCCTCATCCGTATGCTAGGTGCGGTGCAGTTATCGAATAAAAAAGTCATCTTGGATATTTCGACAGAGAATGCTGCGATCGCAAGAAGGGCATACTCTCTGCTTAAAAAGCATTTTCAAGTGCATACGGAATTGCTGGTTCGCAAGAAAATGCGGCTGAAAAAGAACAATGTATATATTGTTCGTGTTCCGACGATGGTTCAGGAGATTTTAAAGGAGCTGCGAATTGTTTCCGAAGGGTTCCTGTTTACGCCAGGCATTAACGAAGAGATGTTGAAGAAAAACTGCTGTAAACGGGCATATCTTCGCGGTGCCTTTCTGGCAGGAGGATCGGTAAATAACCCGGAAGGTTCGTCATATCATCTGGAGATCGCCTCGATGTATGAGGAGCACTGCCAGGCCCTAGTGGATCTGGCCAATGAATTTCATCTCAATGCCCGGTGTATAGAAAGGAAAAAAGGATTCATCCTATACATTAAGGAAGGTGAGAAAATCATTGAGCTGCTCAGCATCATTGGAGCTCACCAGGCCCTGTTTAAATTTGAGGATGTGCGAATTATGCGGGACATGCGTAATTCGGTGAATCGGATCGTTAACTGTGAGACAGCCAATCTGAACAAGACGATCGGGGCAGCGGTCAGACAGATTGACAATATCCGTTTACTGCAGAAGGAAGTAGGTTTGGAGTCGCTGCCGGATAAGCTGCGTGAAGTAGCAGAGGTCAGGCTTGCTCATCCAGATATCAATCTGAAGGAAGTTGGCGAATTGCTGAAGGGTACGGTGAGCAAATCAGGAGTGAACCATCGACTGCGGAAAATTGATGAATTGGCTGAGAAAGTGCGTGCAGAACGATACAGTTAA
- a CDS encoding YvcK family protein: protein MKEAGPRRERPRIVVMGGGTGLSVMLRGLKEKPMDITAIVTVADDGGSSGILRSELQMPPPGDIRNVLTALADVEPLLSDMLKYRFNTGAGLAGHSLGNLILAAMTDISGDFVTAVRELSRVFAVRGQVLPAAGQAVVLHAEMEDGSIVTGESKIPEAGGRIKRVFLEPDHVEPLPEAVEAIRQADAILIGPGSLYTSILPNLLVPKLAEAVVEADAVKMFICNVMTQPGETDNYTVSDHLKAVHEHIGHQLFDYVIVNNGDIPLQVQNKYAEKGAKPVVLDMNVLKSSGYQVVADTLVLFKTYLRHDADKLSHHIYQLVQNWMLRKR, encoded by the coding sequence ATGAAAGAGGCCGGACCACGTAGAGAACGTCCGAGAATCGTTGTAATGGGCGGTGGAACCGGGTTATCCGTGATGCTGCGCGGTTTGAAGGAAAAACCGATGGATATCACGGCCATTGTTACGGTTGCAGATGACGGTGGGAGTTCAGGCATCCTGCGCAGTGAGTTGCAAATGCCGCCTCCAGGCGACATTCGTAACGTGCTTACCGCGCTGGCAGATGTTGAACCACTGCTTTCGGACATGTTAAAATATCGTTTCAACACAGGCGCGGGGCTTGCAGGCCACAGCCTGGGGAATTTAATACTGGCTGCAATGACGGATATATCAGGCGACTTTGTAACCGCTGTGCGGGAGCTTAGCCGCGTGTTTGCCGTTAGGGGTCAGGTACTTCCTGCAGCAGGTCAGGCTGTTGTGCTGCATGCCGAGATGGAGGATGGATCGATTGTTACAGGCGAGTCCAAAATCCCGGAAGCCGGCGGACGCATTAAACGCGTTTTCCTTGAACCGGATCACGTGGAGCCGTTGCCAGAGGCTGTAGAGGCAATACGCCAGGCTGATGCGATTCTGATTGGCCCAGGCAGTCTCTATACAAGTATCCTTCCGAATTTGCTTGTGCCCAAACTGGCAGAAGCAGTTGTGGAGGCAGATGCAGTGAAGATGTTTATCTGCAACGTAATGACACAGCCAGGTGAAACCGATAATTATACGGTAAGTGATCATCTTAAGGCTGTTCACGAGCACATTGGGCATCAGCTTTTTGACTACGTGATCGTGAACAATGGGGATATTCCGCTGCAGGTGCAGAATAAATATGCGGAAAAAGGTGCAAAACCGGTTGTACTTGATATGAATGTACTTAAAAGCTCAGGGTATCAGGTTGTTGCAGACACGCTGGTTCTGTTCAAAACCTATCTGCGCCATGATGCTGATAAGCTCAGTCATCATATTTATCAGCTGGTTCAAAATTGGATGTTACGGAAGAGGTGA
- the rapZ gene encoding RNase adapter RapZ — protein sequence MLDGEGSPGTGATLIIITGMSGAGKTIAVQSLEDLGFFCVDNLPPVLIPKFAELIEQSNGKIGKVALVIDLRGREFFTALSESLNYIKDHFTIHCEILFLDATDSVLVQRYKESRRRHPLAPEGMPLDGIKLERKMLEELKNSATQVLNTSTMKPAQLKERIISRFSHLESRMLSVNITSFGFKYGIPIDADLVFDVRFLPNPHYIDHLRPNTGQNSEVYEYVMKWPETQAFLTKLLDMLHFLIPQYRKEGKSQVIIGIGCTGGKHRSVAISEYLGKMLGSSETEAVTVSHRDADRDRH from the coding sequence ATGCTTGACGGTGAAGGCTCACCAGGCACAGGCGCCACGCTCATTATCATTACGGGTATGTCCGGAGCGGGTAAAACGATAGCTGTGCAGAGTCTGGAGGATCTGGGTTTTTTCTGTGTGGATAATTTACCGCCTGTTTTGATTCCCAAATTCGCGGAACTGATTGAACAGTCCAATGGCAAGATCGGCAAAGTAGCACTTGTTATCGATTTGCGGGGACGGGAATTTTTCACGGCATTGTCCGAGTCTTTGAATTATATCAAGGACCATTTTACAATTCATTGCGAAATTTTATTTCTGGATGCAACGGATTCTGTGCTGGTGCAGCGTTATAAAGAGAGCAGACGCAGACATCCTCTGGCACCCGAAGGCATGCCGCTGGACGGGATCAAGCTGGAGCGCAAAATGCTGGAGGAGCTCAAAAATTCAGCAACACAGGTGCTGAATACCAGCACGATGAAGCCAGCTCAATTGAAGGAGCGTATCATTTCGCGTTTCTCACACCTGGAGAGCCGGATGCTGTCGGTGAATATAACGTCTTTCGGGTTCAAATACGGTATCCCGATTGATGCAGATCTCGTATTTGATGTTCGTTTTTTGCCGAACCCGCATTATATTGATCATTTGCGGCCAAATACGGGGCAGAATAGTGAAGTATATGAATACGTCATGAAATGGCCTGAAACACAGGCGTTTCTGACCAAGCTGCTGGATATGCTGCATTTTCTGATTCCGCAATACCGGAAGGAAGGCAAAAGCCAGGTTATTATTGGAATCGGCTGTACCGGAGGCAAGCATCGTTCGGTAGCAATATCGGAATATTTGGGCAAAATGCTCGGAAGCAGTGAGACTGAAGCTGTTACCGTAAGCCATCGCGACGCTGACCGGGACCGTCATTGA
- a CDS encoding ROK family glucokinase has protein sequence MSEKIYVGVDLGGTAIKVGICDDQGQLMHTYEGPTEVDQGVDTVIANIEKYVRHIVAESPYSWEQLEGVGAGVAGFTNVREGIIVHAPNIGFRNVAIRSVLEERLGKPVKIDNDANVAALGEAWAGAGKGVDNCVCFTLGTGVGGGLILNGKIYQGFSGMAGELGHISVVPDLEAIKCGCGKMGCVETVSSATGIIRMAKDAVERGDHTSLALVDKIAAKEVFDAAKAGDEVALRIVNRAAYYLGKSMATVAAVLNPELFIVGGGVSKAGDFLFDEIRTVFAQLTPEPLQQGVQILEATLGNDAGIVGAAGLLLRS, from the coding sequence ATGTCTGAGAAAATCTACGTTGGGGTCGATCTCGGCGGAACAGCAATCAAGGTCGGTATATGTGATGATCAAGGTCAGCTTATGCATACGTATGAAGGACCGACTGAAGTGGATCAGGGCGTTGACACGGTTATCGCCAACATCGAGAAGTATGTCCGTCATATTGTAGCCGAATCGCCATACAGCTGGGAACAGCTTGAAGGTGTCGGTGCAGGAGTTGCCGGTTTCACAAATGTACGCGAGGGGATTATTGTTCATGCTCCTAACATTGGATTTCGGAATGTAGCCATTCGTTCGGTTCTGGAAGAACGTCTGGGCAAGCCTGTCAAAATAGATAATGATGCGAACGTTGCTGCTCTCGGTGAAGCTTGGGCTGGAGCTGGCAAGGGTGTAGACAATTGTGTATGCTTCACACTCGGTACAGGCGTTGGCGGGGGTCTCATCCTGAATGGTAAGATCTATCAAGGTTTTTCCGGTATGGCAGGGGAACTGGGACACATCAGTGTGGTGCCTGATCTGGAAGCGATCAAGTGCGGCTGTGGCAAAATGGGATGTGTGGAGACGGTATCGTCTGCAACGGGAATCATTCGAATGGCGAAGGATGCCGTAGAGCGTGGCGACCATACGTCACTTGCTTTGGTAGACAAAATCGCTGCCAAGGAAGTATTTGATGCGGCCAAAGCGGGTGATGAAGTAGCCCTGCGGATCGTAAACCGTGCGGCATACTATTTAGGTAAATCCATGGCAACAGTAGCAGCTGTACTGAATCCGGAATTGTTCATTGTTGGCGGTGGTGTATCCAAGGCAGGGGATTTCCTGTTTGATGAGATCCGCACCGTGTTCGCTCAATTGACGCCGGAGCCGCTGCAGCAGGGTGTTCAGATTTTGGAAGCTACACTGGGGAATGATGCAGGTATCGTAGGTGCGGCAGGTCTCCTCTTGCGTTCGTAG
- a CDS encoding ABC transporter ATP-binding protein, with amino-acid sequence MNSPKTVIQLDNVSKQFGNKQAVHQVSLKINQGSITAILGPNGAGKTTTIKMMLGLTSPSAGEITILGMPPGHKQVLQRIGVMMQDVSVMDFLTVREIIRMVRSYYPAPLDTASLEKLTGLAPADLNRRAEKLSGGQKRSLNFALAMTGNPDILFFDEPTVGLDSETRRAFWAKIRTLAQQGKTVVFTTHYLQEADEAANRIILFNEGAIAADGTPEQIKSGMTKRMLSFTYAPFLENQTWIEKLSGVDRVQYHQNRCILHSKDTDALIRQIITMQLPVQDIRIEAGQLDDAYASMINKAKEEQ; translated from the coding sequence ATGAATTCACCTAAGACTGTGATACAGCTGGATAATGTCAGCAAGCAGTTCGGAAATAAACAAGCTGTCCACCAAGTTTCACTCAAAATAAACCAAGGATCAATCACCGCTATTCTTGGACCCAACGGTGCAGGCAAAACGACCACCATCAAGATGATGCTAGGTCTTACCAGCCCTTCTGCAGGCGAAATTACCATTCTTGGCATGCCCCCGGGTCACAAGCAGGTGCTGCAGCGAATTGGCGTCATGATGCAGGATGTCAGTGTGATGGACTTCCTTACCGTACGCGAGATTATTCGCATGGTACGAAGTTACTATCCGGCTCCGCTTGATACTGCATCACTTGAGAAATTAACCGGGCTTGCCCCGGCTGATCTGAACCGAAGAGCAGAGAAGCTGTCCGGGGGACAGAAGCGCAGTCTGAATTTTGCTCTGGCTATGACCGGCAACCCCGACATTCTTTTTTTCGACGAGCCTACTGTTGGCCTGGATTCAGAGACCCGCAGAGCATTCTGGGCCAAGATTCGAACCCTTGCACAGCAGGGCAAGACCGTAGTCTTCACCACGCATTATTTGCAGGAAGCCGATGAAGCGGCTAATCGGATTATTCTGTTTAATGAAGGGGCTATTGCCGCAGACGGAACGCCTGAGCAGATCAAAAGCGGTATGACCAAGCGAATGTTGTCCTTCACCTATGCTCCTTTTCTTGAAAATCAAACCTGGATCGAAAAACTGTCCGGCGTAGATCGCGTGCAGTATCACCAGAATCGGTGCATTCTTCATAGTAAAGACACCGACGCGCTGATTCGCCAGATTATAACGATGCAGCTTCCCGTTCAGGATATCCGCATTGAAGCCGGACAGTTGGACGATGCCTATGCATCGATGATTAATAAAGCGAAGGAGGAGCAGTAA
- a CDS encoding ABC transporter permease — protein sequence MSMLIAQSRAEMVRMIRNVYFVFWSLLIPVLFYILYTRIFTTDAVDAEAWNAHYLMSMTCFSVMGSSIMTLGIRLVQERAHGWVTYLRVTPLPNSIYFGGKMIGQTFIHICSIIVIFTSGYLINGVSLTFSQWVGSALWILAGSLPFLALGTCIGTLRRVDTASGLSNAIYLSLALLGGMWMPLDVMPEWLAQIGRWLPSYSFGNGAWVIISGDMPQLRDILLLGGYLAVFMLLSTYIRSRQKEA from the coding sequence ATGTCCATGCTGATTGCCCAATCCCGTGCGGAGATGGTTCGAATGATCCGCAACGTCTACTTTGTATTCTGGTCCTTGCTGATACCGGTTCTGTTTTACATTCTATATACACGTATATTTACAACAGACGCTGTAGATGCCGAGGCCTGGAATGCACATTATCTCATGTCCATGACCTGCTTCAGTGTGATGGGCTCGTCCATTATGACTCTAGGCATTCGCCTCGTGCAGGAAAGAGCCCATGGCTGGGTTACCTACCTGAGGGTTACGCCGCTCCCGAATTCCATTTATTTTGGAGGCAAAATGATCGGCCAGACCTTCATCCACATATGCTCGATTATAGTCATCTTCACATCAGGTTACTTGATTAACGGTGTCTCTCTCACCTTCTCCCAGTGGGTCGGTTCTGCACTCTGGATTCTTGCAGGCTCTCTGCCTTTTCTTGCCCTAGGCACATGCATTGGCACGCTGCGCCGAGTAGATACGGCAAGTGGATTAAGCAACGCCATATATCTCTCCCTCGCCCTGCTCGGAGGGATGTGGATGCCGCTTGACGTGATGCCAGAATGGCTTGCACAGATTGGCCGCTGGCTCCCTTCTTATAGTTTTGGCAATGGTGCATGGGTCATTATCAGTGGTGATATGCCGCAATTGCGGGACATCCTTCTTTTAGGAGGCTATCTAGCGGTATTTATGTTACTATCCACATATATCCGCAGCAGACAGAAGGAGGCGTAA
- a CDS encoding sensor histidine kinase, with translation MLQGFELFPKRFGIYPYIWMIYLVMPVYYLANAHGYEQYIGITAFIVFVLTYRQLYMTAGKLLFSYWLVLQMLCVLILTLVVDLNMFFLAFFTANFIGWYTEKRLFRLFLLVFAIIQTIPISIATVQNQLSTGQLLFFAPFYIIMLVSPYGIRTMLDRQQLEAKLDEAQQHIKELIKREERMRIARDLHDTMGHTLSLITLKSELVTKLIAKNPERAIQEAREIERTSRAALREVRQLVSDMRAISIAEALADAREMLRSADIEMRLSAQQENYSDVPDLTQNMVSLCLLEAVTNIVKHSQATWSRILLKRETDGIYITIQDNGTGISMDQQQGNGLKGMSERLHLIDGSLRIDSDTKGTRLALFFPIVVNKPQGGVSV, from the coding sequence ATGCTTCAAGGATTTGAGCTTTTTCCCAAACGATTCGGAATTTATCCGTACATCTGGATGATCTACTTAGTGATGCCGGTTTATTACCTGGCGAACGCTCATGGATATGAGCAATACATCGGAATTACTGCTTTTATTGTGTTTGTTCTAACCTATCGCCAGCTGTATATGACAGCAGGAAAACTTCTTTTTTCCTACTGGCTTGTGCTGCAGATGTTATGTGTTCTGATTCTAACTCTGGTCGTTGATCTGAACATGTTTTTTCTAGCATTCTTTACTGCCAATTTCATCGGGTGGTATACCGAGAAGCGGCTCTTCCGATTGTTTTTGTTGGTTTTCGCCATCATTCAGACGATTCCGATCTCTATCGCTACAGTTCAGAACCAGCTCAGCACCGGACAGCTGTTATTTTTCGCTCCCTTTTATATCATTATGCTGGTCTCTCCCTACGGCATTCGAACCATGCTGGATCGACAGCAGCTTGAAGCCAAGCTTGATGAAGCGCAGCAGCATATTAAGGAATTGATTAAACGTGAGGAACGCATGCGCATTGCCAGAGACCTGCATGATACGATGGGACATACACTCTCGTTGATTACGTTGAAAAGTGAGCTGGTGACCAAGCTAATCGCCAAAAACCCGGAACGAGCGATCCAGGAAGCCCGCGAGATTGAACGCACGTCCAGGGCCGCACTGCGTGAAGTGCGGCAGCTTGTCTCCGATATGCGAGCAATTAGTATTGCAGAAGCATTAGCTGATGCCAGAGAGATGCTGCGAAGCGCAGATATCGAGATGCGGCTGTCTGCTCAGCAGGAAAACTATAGCGATGTACCGGATTTGACGCAGAATATGGTCAGCTTGTGCCTGCTTGAGGCCGTGACGAATATTGTGAAGCACAGCCAGGCAACCTGGAGCCGGATTTTACTGAAGCGAGAAACGGATGGGATATATATTACAATTCAAGATAACGGAACAGGCATATCCATGGACCAGCAGCAGGGTAATGGCCTGAAAGGCATGTCGGAACGGCTTCATCTGATTGATGGCTCCCTCCGGATCGACTCTGATACCAAAGGCACCCGGCTGGCACTTTTCTTCCCTATCGTTGTAAACAAACCGCAAGGAGGTGTGTCCGTATGA
- a CDS encoding response regulator transcription factor, whose translation MIRILIAEDQRMLRGALASLLDLEDDFEVIGEAGNGEEALQRIISLQPDLCLMDIEMPVMSGLDVAERMQQLGLTCRIIILTTFARPGFLERAVQAGVQGYLLKDEPSDRLAEAIRRVMNGGREVSPELVFGAAKSVNPLTEREKEVLKLAATGMNANHIAASLHLSYGTVRNYLSEAFAKLDAKNRMEAVAVAEEKGWL comes from the coding sequence ATGATTCGTATTTTGATCGCGGAGGATCAGCGTATGCTTCGAGGGGCTTTAGCCTCCCTGCTTGATCTTGAGGATGATTTCGAGGTCATTGGTGAGGCCGGAAACGGGGAGGAAGCCCTGCAGCGTATCATTTCACTACAGCCCGACCTGTGTCTGATGGATATTGAGATGCCTGTCATGAGCGGATTAGATGTTGCTGAACGGATGCAGCAGCTTGGGTTGACCTGCCGCATCATCATTCTCACAACCTTTGCGCGCCCCGGATTTCTGGAGCGAGCCGTACAGGCAGGCGTGCAGGGCTATCTGCTCAAAGACGAACCCAGTGACCGTCTGGCCGAAGCTATCCGCCGTGTCATGAATGGAGGCCGTGAAGTATCGCCAGAGCTTGTTTTTGGTGCAGCCAAATCAGTCAACCCGCTAACGGAGCGGGAAAAGGAAGTCCTGAAACTGGCGGCAACCGGCATGAACGCCAATCATATCGCCGCTTCACTGCACCTTTCTTATGGAACCGTACGCAATTATTTGTCAGAGGCCTTTGCCAAACTGGACGCCAAGAACCGGATGGAAGCTGTTGCTGTAGCGGAGGAAAAGGGCTGGCTGTGA